In Chloroflexota bacterium, one DNA window encodes the following:
- a CDS encoding zinc ABC transporter substrate-binding protein, with protein MRFRIVIAAILGALVFTAACGESDDASDRLQVVATIYPLGYFAERVGGDRAEVEVLVGPGIEAHSFEPTPSDLLALGDADVIVMNGIGLEPWMDGAIDAIGDDLTAIVVEAADPTRAMEGEVHTHGEDEADHHDDEGDHGHEDADEEGHHDDEDADDEGHHHDEDEGEHHDEEADEEGHHHDEDEGEHHDEDADEEGHHHDEDEGEHGDEEGHHDEDGEHHDEDGHHEGEESALDPHMWLSPTLAALQVERIRDALVSADADNADGYRQRADELIAELNALEQEFAEGLAACKHDHFVTSHAAYGYLAAQFGLEQIPVAGLSADVEPSPQRLANVTDRVTELQLGHVLVESVLSDRLAQTVARETGIELLTIHAIESVTPNELEAHGDYFGLMRDNLANLRIALECE; from the coding sequence ATGAGATTCCGCATCGTGATCGCCGCCATTCTCGGAGCGCTCGTCTTCACCGCCGCCTGCGGCGAAAGCGACGACGCTTCCGACCGGCTCCAGGTTGTCGCCACGATCTATCCGCTGGGGTACTTCGCCGAGCGTGTCGGCGGCGACCGGGCCGAGGTTGAGGTGCTGGTCGGGCCCGGAATCGAGGCCCACAGCTTCGAGCCTACGCCGTCCGACTTGCTGGCGCTTGGCGATGCCGACGTGATCGTCATGAATGGGATCGGGCTCGAGCCCTGGATGGACGGCGCGATCGACGCCATCGGGGACGACCTGACCGCGATCGTCGTGGAGGCGGCCGACCCGACGCGGGCCATGGAAGGCGAGGTTCACACCCACGGTGAGGATGAAGCTGACCACCACGACGATGAAGGCGACCACGGCCACGAGGACGCCGATGAAGAGGGGCACCACGACGACGAGGATGCCGACGACGAGGGCCATCACCACGACGAAGACGAAGGCGAGCATCACGACGAGGAGGCCGATGAAGAGGGCCATCACCACGACGAAGACGAAGGCGAGCACCACGACGAGGATGCCGACGAAGAAGGCCACCACCACGACGAGGACGAGGGTGAGCACGGCGACGAAGAGGGGCACCACGACGAAGACGGCGAGCACCACGATGAGGACGGCCACCACGAGGGTGAAGAGAGCGCACTCGACCCCCACATGTGGCTCAGTCCCACGCTCGCCGCCCTTCAGGTCGAGCGCATCCGCGACGCCCTTGTTTCGGCGGACGCGGACAACGCCGACGGCTACCGGCAGCGCGCGGATGAACTCATCGCCGAGCTCAACGCCCTGGAGCAGGAGTTCGCGGAGGGTCTCGCCGCTTGCAAGCACGATCACTTCGTGACCTCGCACGCGGCGTATGGCTACCTGGCCGCGCAATTCGGCCTGGAGCAGATTCCGGTTGCCGGGCTATCCGCCGACGTCGAGCCCTCGCCCCAGCGGCTCGCGAACGTCACCGACCGGGTGACGGAGCTGCAGTTGGGCCATGTCCTGGTCGAGTCCGTGCTCAGCGACCGCCTCGCGCAGACCGTCGCCCGCGAAACCGGCATCGAGCTCCTCACGATCCACGCCATCGAGAGCGTGACGCCGAACGAGCTCGAGGCGCACGGCGACTACTTCGGACTCATGCGTGACAATCTTGCGAACCTCAGGATCGCCTTGGAGTGTGAATGA